One stretch of Sulfuricystis multivorans DNA includes these proteins:
- a CDS encoding LutB/LldF family L-lactate oxidation iron-sulfur protein, with amino-acid sequence MKLRAHRFKQNALEALANPVLQASMKKAKGKFVDKRAIAIKEIDDFEATREAAKEIRNRVIENLDLWLEKFEQAAAARGAHVLWAKDGAEICRLVVDIGRKHGVKKAVKSKSMLSEEAGLNLALEAAGIQPVETDLGEYILQINDNEPPSHIIAPVVHKSLDEVADLFQKTHHTPRKTDIPQLTREAREVLRQHFLSAEMGISGGNFLIAETGSVALVTNEGNGRMVTTLPRVHVVITGIEKVIPTLEDLATLMRLLPRSATGQSISNYVSVLTGTKAEGESDGPEHLYFILVDNGRAEVVGSEFQDMLRCIRCGACMNHCPVYQTIGGQAYGWVYPGPMGSVLTPLYTGLENAIDLPHAATLCNQCGVVCPVKIPLPDLLRKLREKQVERHLRPWFERLAFRLWAWVASRPALYGLGTRFAVRYLKWLADGKGSIPRLGLAPEWTRGRNFPTPEGRTFRELYAQRGRA; translated from the coding sequence ATGAAATTGCGCGCGCACCGCTTCAAGCAAAACGCCCTCGAGGCGCTGGCCAACCCGGTATTGCAGGCCAGCATGAAGAAGGCCAAAGGCAAGTTCGTCGACAAGCGCGCGATCGCGATCAAGGAAATCGATGATTTCGAGGCCACCCGCGAGGCGGCCAAAGAGATTCGCAACCGGGTGATCGAGAACCTCGATCTATGGTTGGAGAAGTTCGAGCAGGCGGCAGCCGCGCGCGGCGCGCATGTCTTGTGGGCGAAGGACGGCGCCGAAATCTGCCGGCTCGTCGTCGACATTGGCCGCAAACATGGCGTCAAGAAAGCGGTCAAGTCGAAATCGATGCTCTCCGAGGAGGCGGGCCTCAACCTGGCGCTGGAAGCCGCCGGCATCCAGCCGGTGGAGACCGATCTGGGCGAATACATCCTGCAGATCAACGACAACGAGCCGCCTTCCCACATCATCGCGCCAGTCGTGCACAAGAGTCTCGACGAAGTCGCCGATCTCTTTCAGAAGACCCACCACACGCCGCGCAAGACCGACATCCCGCAGCTTACCCGCGAGGCGCGCGAGGTGTTGCGCCAGCACTTTTTGTCCGCCGAGATGGGCATCTCCGGCGGCAATTTCCTGATCGCCGAGACCGGCTCGGTGGCGCTGGTCACCAACGAGGGCAATGGCCGCATGGTGACCACCCTGCCGCGCGTGCATGTGGTCATCACCGGCATCGAGAAGGTGATCCCGACACTGGAAGACCTGGCCACCTTGATGCGTCTTCTGCCGCGTTCGGCCACCGGCCAGTCGATCTCGAACTACGTCTCGGTGCTCACCGGCACCAAGGCGGAAGGCGAGAGCGACGGCCCGGAGCATCTCTATTTCATCCTCGTCGACAACGGCCGCGCCGAGGTCGTCGGCTCTGAATTCCAGGACATGCTGCGCTGTATCCGCTGCGGCGCCTGCATGAACCACTGCCCGGTCTATCAGACCATCGGCGGACAAGCCTACGGCTGGGTTTATCCCGGGCCGATGGGCTCGGTGCTCACACCGCTTTACACCGGCCTGGAAAACGCCATCGATCTACCCCACGCGGCGACGCTGTGCAACCAGTGCGGCGTCGTCTGCCCGGTCAAGATTCCACTGCCGGACCTGTTGCGCAAATTGCGCGAAAAGCAGGTCGAGCGCCATCTGCGGCCGTGGTTCGAGCGCCTCGCCTTCCGGCTCTGGGCCTGGGTGGCGAGCCGCCCGGCGCTGTATGGTCTCGGCACCCGGTTCGCGGTGCGCTATCTCAAGTGGCTCGCCGACGGTAAAGGCAGCATACCAAGGCTCGGTCTGGCGCCCGAATGGACGAGGGGGCGCAACTTCCCGACGCCGGAAGGCAGAACCTTCCGTGAGCTGTATGCCCAACGGGGGCGGGCATGA
- a CDS encoding (Fe-S)-binding protein: protein MKVALFVTCLVDLMRPRIGFAAIELLEAAGCEVVVPASQTCCGQPAWNSGDRAAAALLAKKFIAEFEGFEYVVAPSGSCADHVRSEYPAILQDEPDWQARAVALASRVYELTDFLVNVAKLDNVPGSFAGRITYHDSCTGLRSLGIKAQPRALLAKLPDVELQEMNGAEECCGFGGTFSVKFGEISAAIAERKCANACATGAAAIVGGDLGCLLNIEGKLRRMGDESTQVLHIAEVLTAK, encoded by the coding sequence GTGAAAGTCGCCCTGTTCGTGACCTGCTTGGTCGATCTGATGCGCCCGCGCATCGGCTTCGCCGCCATCGAGCTGCTCGAAGCCGCCGGCTGCGAGGTCGTCGTGCCGGCATCCCAAACCTGCTGCGGCCAGCCAGCCTGGAACAGCGGTGACCGTGCGGCAGCAGCTTTGCTTGCGAAAAAATTCATCGCCGAGTTCGAAGGCTTCGAATATGTCGTCGCGCCTTCCGGCTCCTGCGCCGATCATGTGCGCAGCGAATATCCGGCGATCCTGCAAGATGAGCCGGACTGGCAGGCGCGCGCCGTCGCGTTGGCCAGCCGCGTTTATGAGCTCACCGATTTCCTCGTCAATGTCGCGAAACTCGATAACGTGCCGGGCAGCTTCGCCGGCCGCATCACCTACCACGATTCCTGTACCGGTTTGAGGAGCCTCGGCATCAAGGCCCAGCCGCGTGCCTTGCTGGCGAAACTGCCGGATGTCGAATTGCAGGAGATGAATGGTGCCGAGGAGTGCTGCGGCTTCGGTGGCACCTTCTCGGTCAAGTTCGGGGAAATCTCGGCCGCGATCGCCGAGCGCAAATGTGCCAATGCCTGCGCGACCGGGGCTGCTGCCATCGTCGGCGGCGATCTCGGGTGTCTCCTCAACATCGAAGGCAAACTCAGACGCATGGGAGACGAATCGACCCAGGTGCTGCACATCGCCGAAGTGCTGACGGCCAAGTAA
- a CDS encoding LutC/YkgG family protein, which yields MSSRDDILGRVRARLNRTPENAVTGRAAIEAALAMKAQGPRPAMPSQKSALVERLVEKSLGFSSTVERIGTYNDAPAAVARYLAGLDLPLRAVVWPQLAHLDWSGAGLTVEARGAVDRDPVGITGCFCAIAETGTLMLCGGPESPASVSLLPETHIALVPASRIVAGMEEGFALARAELGQLPRAINFVSGPSRTGDIEQTIVLGAHGPYRVHLVVVEND from the coding sequence ATGAGCAGTCGCGACGACATCCTCGGCCGCGTGCGTGCGCGGCTGAACCGCACCCCGGAAAACGCGGTGACAGGCCGGGCCGCGATCGAAGCCGCGCTGGCAATGAAGGCGCAGGGACCGCGGCCCGCGATGCCGTCGCAAAAGTCGGCGTTGGTGGAACGGCTCGTCGAGAAATCGCTCGGCTTTTCGAGTACCGTCGAGCGCATCGGCACATACAATGATGCGCCGGCCGCCGTCGCCCGCTATCTTGCGGGGCTCGATCTGCCGCTGCGGGCCGTCGTCTGGCCGCAGCTCGCTCATCTCGACTGGTCGGGCGCGGGGCTGACAGTCGAAGCGCGCGGCGCGGTCGATCGTGATCCCGTCGGCATCACCGGCTGCTTCTGCGCGATTGCCGAAACAGGGACGTTGATGCTTTGTGGCGGGCCGGAATCTCCTGCCTCCGTGAGCCTGCTGCCGGAAACCCATATCGCGCTGGTGCCTGCCTCGCGCATCGTCGCCGGCATGGAAGAGGGTTTCGCGCTCGCCCGCGCCGAACTCGGGCAATTGCCGCGCGCGATCAATTTCGTTTCCGGACCTTCGCGCACCGGTGACATCGAACAGACCATCGTGCTTGGCGCGCATGGCCCTTACCGGGTGCATCTCGTCGTCGTCGAGAACGACTGA